In one Penaeus monodon isolate SGIC_2016 chromosome 20, NSTDA_Pmon_1, whole genome shotgun sequence genomic region, the following are encoded:
- the LOC119585638 gene encoding uncharacterized protein LOC119585638 isoform X2, protein MLLTAGNDLYSIVKGRRSSQKINKCEKQEKESKNGTQKETGKDYRTKTHANLLSGIDLQKASSSKQTDAYKQNITVKIESDIEIDPSEGNSILAGLIPYDPERVKKDLEEQMKRTLILTKAEFCDAADMASRRGQRDLALLLSTHVPDLLKRDEWGDNALTIAAKLGDVCFAHYLLLLDVPVNECNSLGHTAREIAIKLGHIHFLKFLQEYESGII, encoded by the exons ATGTTGCTTACTGCTGGGAACGATCTTTATTCCATTGTTAAAGGTCGAAGATCAAGTCAAAAG ATTAACAAAtgtgaaaaacaagaaaaggaaagcaaaaacggGACACAAAAAGAGAC AGGTAAAGATTATAGGACAAAGACTCATGCTAATCTGCTATCAGGAATAGATTTGCAGAAAGCCTCCTCAAGTAAACAA ACTGATGCATATAAGCAAAACATCACAGTGAAGATCGAATCTGATATTGAAATAGATCCCTCTGAAGGAAACAGCATTCTGGCTGGCTTGATTCCTTATGATCCAGAACGTGTCAAGAAAGACCTGGAGGAGCAGATGAAGCGCACCTTGATTTTAACAAAGGCTGAATTTTGTGATGCTGCAGATATGG CCTCTCGGCGTGGACAGCGAGACCTTGCCCTTCTGCTCTCTACCCACGTCCCAGACCTATTAAAGAGGGATGAATGGGGGGACAATGCTCTAACCATAGCAGCAAAACTG GGTGATGTTTGCTTTGCCCATTATCTCCTGCTCCTAGATGTTCCAGTAAATGAATGTAACAGCCTTGGCCACACAGCAAGAGAAATTGCAATAAAACTTGGTCACATTCATTTCTTAAAGTTCCTGCAGGAATATGAAAGTGGAATTATTTAA
- the LOC119585638 gene encoding uncharacterized protein LOC119585638 isoform X1, with product MLLTAGNDLYSIVKGRRSSQKINKCEKQEKESKNGTQKETGKDYRTKTHANLLSGIDLQKASSSKQTDAYKQNITVKIESDIEIDPSEGNSILAGLIPYDPERVKKDLEEQMKRTLILTKAEFCDAADMGDYDTVFASMQSERIPDVDLTSLFLKASRRGQRDLALLLSTHVPDLLKRDEWGDNALTIAAKLGDVCFAHYLLLLDVPVNECNSLGHTAREIAIKLGHIHFLKFLQEYESGII from the exons ATGTTGCTTACTGCTGGGAACGATCTTTATTCCATTGTTAAAGGTCGAAGATCAAGTCAAAAG ATTAACAAAtgtgaaaaacaagaaaaggaaagcaaaaacggGACACAAAAAGAGAC AGGTAAAGATTATAGGACAAAGACTCATGCTAATCTGCTATCAGGAATAGATTTGCAGAAAGCCTCCTCAAGTAAACAA ACTGATGCATATAAGCAAAACATCACAGTGAAGATCGAATCTGATATTGAAATAGATCCCTCTGAAGGAAACAGCATTCTGGCTGGCTTGATTCCTTATGATCCAGAACGTGTCAAGAAAGACCTGGAGGAGCAGATGAAGCGCACCTTGATTTTAACAAAGGCTGAATTTTGTGATGCTGCAGATATGG GAGACTATGACACAGTCTTTGCTTCAATGCAAAGTGAAAGAATCCCAGATGTAGACTTAACATCTCTATTCCTTAAAGCCTCTCGGCGTGGACAGCGAGACCTTGCCCTTCTGCTCTCTACCCACGTCCCAGACCTATTAAAGAGGGATGAATGGGGGGACAATGCTCTAACCATAGCAGCAAAACTG GGTGATGTTTGCTTTGCCCATTATCTCCTGCTCCTAGATGTTCCAGTAAATGAATGTAACAGCCTTGGCCACACAGCAAGAGAAATTGCAATAAAACTTGGTCACATTCATTTCTTAAAGTTCCTGCAGGAATATGAAAGTGGAATTATTTAA